The Synechococcus sp. UW69 genomic interval AGCGATCGCGCCGGTATGGCAATGGTGCAAGACCCGACACCCCTGACTCAACAAAGAAACGCCGTGGTCGACCAGTCTTTGGGTCAGCAGGCAATCCTGTCTCTGAAGCTCAGCGGCCACAACAGCAAGCGACTCGCAGTTAACCGAACCGGTGGATGCAAGGACCGACTCCATTTTTTTGAGAGCCCAGCCCAAATTGACGGCGGTTGGTCGCGATGCTCTGAGGCCTCGTATGGCACTCGAGAGGTCATCCCCGGCCTGCGCAGCAAGAACGACACCCCATGCCGCAGCAATGCCGATCGCGGGAGCACCACGGACGGCCATGGTCGAGATAGCGGTAGCCACCTCGTCCCATGTCTTCAGCTGCATAAAGACAACGGACCCAGGCAGTTGTCGCTGGTCGAGCAACTCCAGGTGTGTTCCGGTCCAGCGAAGACTGGGAGGAAGTATCAATGCAGAGCGGCCTCTGTTTCCTGTATAGAAGAAGAAGGGATCCCCGGACTGTGAGGACCAGCCGAACGCAACGGGACCAACTGGTTCAGGCCATCAAAGCCCTTCACATCCGCGGATGGTGCGACGGCACAGGGGGAAATTTCAGTGTTGTGCTGCAGCATCAGCCACTGCAGCTACTGATGGCGCCCAGCGGTGTGGATAAGGGCCAGGTCAGTGCAGATCAGCTGATTGTGGTTGATCAAACTTGCAATGTCTTATCCGGAGAAGGCAATGCCAGCGCAGAAACTGCGTTGCATCTCCGCATTGTTGATGCAACTCAAGCAGGAGCTGTCCTGCACACTCATTCCGTGCCGGGCACGGTCCTCTCCCGTCAGTACGAAAACGATGGAGTGATCACATTGGAGGGGTGGGAAATGTTGAAAGGGCTGCATGGCATCAACACCCATGCCACCAGCGTCAACATCCCTGTGATCAGCAACAGTCAGTCCATGCAGGATCTAAATAACGCCATCAGCCCCTCACTTGCATCAGCGCCGTGCGGATTCCTTGTAGCTGGCCACGGCCTCTACGCCTGGGGGGAAAGCCTAGAGACCAGCAAACGACACATCGAAATTCTTGAGTTTCTGCTCAACGTGAAGTTGACCCAGATGATGATCAGACATCAATCATGAACCAACACCTCCTGCTCGATATCGAAG includes:
- the mtnB gene encoding methylthioribulose 1-phosphate dehydratase, translated to MRTSRTQRDQLVQAIKALHIRGWCDGTGGNFSVVLQHQPLQLLMAPSGVDKGQVSADQLIVVDQTCNVLSGEGNASAETALHLRIVDATQAGAVLHTHSVPGTVLSRQYENDGVITLEGWEMLKGLHGINTHATSVNIPVISNSQSMQDLNNAISPSLASAPCGFLVAGHGLYAWGESLETSKRHIEILEFLLNVKLTQMMIRHQS